A single genomic interval of Alteromonas sp. CI.11.F.A3 harbors:
- a CDS encoding DUF3015 family protein: MFKKLTLAALLTTTAIAGNVSADDNINPWKQCGIGAMIFDDNGTAAALSNIIWDLGTTAVSSKVSSADSCEGKMATAAVFIQNNFNNVIEETSQGSGAHLTAMLDILDVNEAARADVVTAVRAEMALSVAANEATSPEAFYNAVVANI; the protein is encoded by the coding sequence ATGTTTAAAAAACTAACACTTGCCGCACTTCTTACAACTACCGCCATTGCTGGAAATGTATCGGCAGACGATAACATCAACCCGTGGAAACAATGTGGTATTGGCGCCATGATTTTTGATGACAATGGCACAGCTGCTGCACTTTCAAACATCATTTGGGATTTAGGTACGACTGCGGTTTCTTCAAAAGTATCATCTGCTGATTCTTGTGAAGGTAAAATGGCGACTGCGGCAGTATTCATCCAAAACAACTTTAACAACGTTATTGAAGAAACTAGCCAAGGTTCAGGCGCGCACCTAACGGCAATGCTGGATATTTTAGACGTAAACGAAGCAGCACGTGCTGACGTTGTTACTGCTGTTCGTGCTGAAATGGCACTATCAGTTGCAGCAAATGAAGCAACTAGCCCAGAAGCTTTCTACAACGCAGTTGTAGCAAACATCTAA